A stretch of the Lolium perenne isolate Kyuss_39 chromosome 3, Kyuss_2.0, whole genome shotgun sequence genome encodes the following:
- the LOC127321163 gene encoding probable N-acetyl-gamma-glutamyl-phosphate reductase, chloroplastic isoform X1, giving the protein MGSTALGGAAPARAGLAQKNGALGSSFKPSSSFMLKTSPKVGCSSRRVRASIASSPQKQYSPKTSAVQSGEEVRIAVLGASGYTGAEIVRLLANHPQFRITVMTADRKAGQQFSSVFPHLITQDLPNLVAVKDADFSKVDAVFCCLPHGTTQEIIRDLPQQLKIVDLSADFRLRDISEYAEWYGHAHRAPELQEEAVYGLTEVLRDEIRNARLVANPGCYPTSIQLPLVPLIKAKLIKLSNIIIDAKSGVTGAGRGAKEANLYTEIAEGIHAYGIKGHRHVPEVEQGLSDAAESKVTISFTPNLICMKRGMQSTMFVEMAPGVTVSDLYEHLKSTYEGEEFVKLLNGSNVPHTRHVVGSNYCFMNVFEDRIPGRAIIISVIDNLVKGASGQAVQNLNLMMGLPENMGLQYQPLFP; this is encoded by the exons ATGGGATCCACGGCGCTCGGCGGTGCGGCTCCGGCGCGCGCCGGATTGGCCCAAAAG AATGGAGCCCTTGGATCTAGTTTCAAGCCAAGCAGTAGTTTCATGCTCAAGACATCTCCCAAG GTTGGATGCTCATCACGCCGCGTGAGGGCATCCATTGCCTCTTCGCCACAAAAACAATACTCTCCCAAGACATCAGCAGTTCAATCAGGGGAGGAGGTGCGCATTGCAGTGCTGGGAGCCAGCGGTTATACTGGAGCTGAG ATTGTTCGGCTTCTAGCAAACCACCCTCAGTTTCGTATCACAGTGATGACCGCAGATAGAAAAGCTGGTCAACAGTTTTCCTCTGTATTTCCTCACTTGATAACACAG GACCTGCCAAATTTAGTTGCAGTAAAAGATGCAGATTTCTCAAAAGTTGATGCTGTTTTTTGTTGCTTGCCACATGGAACAACACAG GAAATTATTAGAGATTTACCCCAGCAACTGAAGATTGTTGATCTCTCCGCG GATTTCCGATTGCGTGACATCAGTGAGTACGCAGAGTGGTATGGTCATGCTCATAGGGCACCGGAACTTCAG GAAGAAGCTGTGTATGGTTTGACAGAGGTTCTTCGAGACGAAATACGAAATGCTCGGCTTGTCGCCAATCCAGGATGTTATCCCACGTCTATTCAGCTCCCACTTGTTCCTCTAATAAAG GCAAAACTGATCAAGCTGAGTAACATTATAATTGATGCAAAATCTGGGGTTACCGGGGCAG GACGTGGAGCTAAGGAAGCAAATCTTTACACCGAGATAGCTGAAGGCATTCATGCTTATGGTATAAAAGGCCACCGGCATG TTCCCGAGGTTGAACAAGGACTTTCAGATGCTGCTGAATCTAAAGTTACTATCAGCTTCACTCCAAATCTTATCTGTATG AAACGTGGGATGCAATCTACCATGTTTGTTGAAATGGCACCTGGAGTGACTGTCAGTGATttgtatgagcatctcaagtctACTTACGAG GGTGAAGAATTTGTCAAGCTGTTAAATGGCAGCAATGTTCCTCACACACGCCATGTTGTTGGATCAAATTACTGCTTCATGAATGTCTTCGAGGACAGAATTCCTGGAAGGGCCATCATCATCTCTGTC ATAGATAATCTTGTGAAGGGGGCATCTGGCCAGGCTGTGCAGAACCTCAATCTGATGATGGGTCTGCCTGAGAATATGGGGCTGCAATATCAGCCCCTGTTTCCTTGA
- the LOC127321163 gene encoding probable N-acetyl-gamma-glutamyl-phosphate reductase, chloroplastic isoform X2: protein MGSTALGGAAPARAGLAQKNGALGSSFKPSSSFMLKTSPKVGCSSRRVRASIASSPQKQYSPKTSAVQSGEEVRIAVLGASGYTGAEIVRLLANHPQFRITVMTADRKAGQQFSSVFPHLITQDLPNLVAVKDADFSKVDAVFCCLPHGTTQEIIRDLPQQLKIVDLSADFRLRDISEYAEWYGHAHRAPELQEEAVYGLTEVLRDEIRNARLVANPGCYPTSIQLPLVPLIKAKLIKLSNIIIDAKSGVTGAGRGAKEANLYTEIAEGIHAYGIKGHRHVPEVEQGLSDAAESKVTISFTPNLICMKRGMQSTMFVEMAPGVTVSDLYEHLKSTYEGEEFVKLLNGSNVPHTRHVVGSNYCFMNVFEDRIPGRAIIISVIDNLVKGASGQAVQNLNLMMGLPENMGLQYQPLFP from the exons AATGGAGCCCTTGGATCTAGTTTCAAGCCAAGCAGTAGTTTCATGCTCAAGACATCTCCCAAG GTTGGATGCTCATCACGCCGCGTGAGGGCATCCATTGCCTCTTCGCCACAAAAACAATACTCTCCCAAGACATCAGCAGTTCAATCAGGGGAGGAGGTGCGCATTGCAGTGCTGGGAGCCAGCGGTTATACTGGAGCTGAG ATTGTTCGGCTTCTAGCAAACCACCCTCAGTTTCGTATCACAGTGATGACCGCAGATAGAAAAGCTGGTCAACAGTTTTCCTCTGTATTTCCTCACTTGATAACACAG GACCTGCCAAATTTAGTTGCAGTAAAAGATGCAGATTTCTCAAAAGTTGATGCTGTTTTTTGTTGCTTGCCACATGGAACAACACAG GAAATTATTAGAGATTTACCCCAGCAACTGAAGATTGTTGATCTCTCCGCG GATTTCCGATTGCGTGACATCAGTGAGTACGCAGAGTGGTATGGTCATGCTCATAGGGCACCGGAACTTCAG GAAGAAGCTGTGTATGGTTTGACAGAGGTTCTTCGAGACGAAATACGAAATGCTCGGCTTGTCGCCAATCCAGGATGTTATCCCACGTCTATTCAGCTCCCACTTGTTCCTCTAATAAAG GCAAAACTGATCAAGCTGAGTAACATTATAATTGATGCAAAATCTGGGGTTACCGGGGCAG GACGTGGAGCTAAGGAAGCAAATCTTTACACCGAGATAGCTGAAGGCATTCATGCTTATGGTATAAAAGGCCACCGGCATG TTCCCGAGGTTGAACAAGGACTTTCAGATGCTGCTGAATCTAAAGTTACTATCAGCTTCACTCCAAATCTTATCTGTATG AAACGTGGGATGCAATCTACCATGTTTGTTGAAATGGCACCTGGAGTGACTGTCAGTGATttgtatgagcatctcaagtctACTTACGAG GGTGAAGAATTTGTCAAGCTGTTAAATGGCAGCAATGTTCCTCACACACGCCATGTTGTTGGATCAAATTACTGCTTCATGAATGTCTTCGAGGACAGAATTCCTGGAAGGGCCATCATCATCTCTGTC ATAGATAATCTTGTGAAGGGGGCATCTGGCCAGGCTGTGCAGAACCTCAATCTGATGATGGGTCTGCCTGAGAATATGGGGCTGCAATATCAGCCCCTGTTTCCTTGA